The following DNA comes from Deinococcus sp. NW-56.
CGTGTTCTGTGCTTGAGGCGGGGGGGTCACGTCAAGCGGATCAGGTTTTCAGGTGAACACACTTTCTGGAAAACAGGCTTTCAGGTTTTCTGGTATGACATCAGGCAGGAGCAAGGGTTGACCGCGGCGCCAGCGGCGGATCAACCACTCTACCCAGGCATGCTCTCCAACACGGAGCACCGCCAGGTTCTCCGGGCGTGCGTCCTGCTTATCGCCGTTGATGTGGTGGACGACCTCGCCTGGTTCCAGAGCCCGGCCCAACTGCTGAGCCGCAACCACGCGGTGGAGATACTCCATCCGCTTCGTTCTCCGGTTGTACACCTGTGGGTACGTCATATCGACTCCTGAAAACAAGAATACCTGAAA
Coding sequences within:
- a CDS encoding HNH endonuclease signature motif containing protein; this encodes MTYPQVYNRRTKRMEYLHRVVAAQQLGRALEPGEVVHHINGDKQDARPENLAVLRVGEHAWVEWLIRRWRRGQPLLLPDVIPENLKACFPESVFT